From the Apus apus isolate bApuApu2 chromosome 4, bApuApu2.pri.cur, whole genome shotgun sequence genome, one window contains:
- the PPP1R3C gene encoding protein phosphatase 1 regulatory subunit 3C, which yields MHCSRMIQILDPRPLPSSIMPVDMAMRICLAHSPPLKSFLGPLEDCQRNNFVNRFKPLRPCLHVKRDSEAQNSDWNHSAARVKKRVVFADSKGLSLTAIHTFSESQEQSGWDLQFDLLGLENITSGLKLHEEKSLILGFPRPSADYLDFRNRLQKNLVSLENCTLQEKVLSGTVKVKNVSFEKKVQVRITFDTWKTYTDVECAYMNNVYNDFENDTFSFTIDLPPAIPSEEKIEFCISYQSGEHTFWDNNEGQNYKILHAEWKPDGVQIPSAKKDCVDLQTSRRGQEREPDQLGSPRLSSGFFPQWQSLGRIENCSPYW from the exons ATGCACTGCAGCAG AATGATACAGATCTTGGACCCGAGACCTTTGCCAAGCTCCATTATGCCTGTGGACATGGCCATGAGAATTTGCTTAGCACATTCTCCACCGCTGAAGAGTTTTCTCGGCCCCCTTGAGGACTGTCAAAGAAATAACTTTGTGAACAGATTCAAACCTCTCAGACCATGTCTTCACGTGAAACGTGACTCTGAAGCTCAGAATAGTGACTGGAACCACTCAGCAGCCCGAGTCAAGAAGCGAGTTGTGTTTGCAGACTCAAAAGGGCTGTCCCTGACAGCAATACACACCTTCTCCGAGTCCCAGGAGCAGTCTGGGTGGGATCTTCAGTTTGACCTCTTAGGCCTTGAAAACATAACATCTGGCTTAAAGTTACATGAGGAGAAAAGCTTGATTCTGGGTTTCCCTCGGCCCTCAGCTGACTACCTGGATTTCAGGAACCGCCTGCAGAAGAACttggtcagcctggagaactgCACCCTGCAAGAAAAGGTGCTGTCAGGCACtgtgaaagtaaaaaatgtgAGTTTTGAAAAAAAGGTTCAGGTTCGAATTACCTTTGATACATGGAAGACCTACACAGATGTTGAGTGTGCATACATGAACAATGTTTACAATGATTTTGAAAATGATACCTTCTCATTTACCATTGACTTGCCTCCTGCCATTCCCTCTGAAGAGAAGAtagagttttgcatttcttACCAAAGTGGAGAACATACCTTCTGGGATAATAACGAAGGTCAAAATTACAAGATTCTCCATGCAGAGTGGAAGCCTGATGGTGTTCAGATACCATCTGCCAAGAAAGACTGTGTAGATCTTCAGACTTCAAGGAGAGGACAAGAGAGAGAGCCTGATCAACTAGGCAGTCCAAGGCTGTCCAGTGGTTTCTTTCCGCAGTGGCAGAGCTTGGGTCGTATTGAAAATTGCTCACCATATTGGTGA